TGAAAGTTCCGAATCTGCCGCGCCGTAATACGCTTGGGCGGTTTCCTAGAGTCTACCAAAGAAAGCAACGGATAACAACAGAAAGCGGCTCCGCCCTACTTTCCCAGTATCCGCCTCTCCAGCGTCTTTACACGGGCAACCAGCACTTCGTTGGAGAAAGGCTTGGTAAGGTAATCGTCGGCTCCGCGCTCATAACCCTGCACCTGGTCCTCGGTAAGAGCCCGTATGGTGAGCAGCAGCACCGGCATATTTTTAAAACGTTCATCAGCGCGTATGTGCCCCAGCAGCTGAATGCCGTCCATCTCCGGCATGTTTACATCAAGCACGG
The sequence above is a segment of the Elusimicrobiota bacterium genome. Coding sequences within it:
- a CDS encoding response regulator transcription factor, which translates into the protein MKILVADDDNTFRSLVTEVLTDAGYEPSPHENGLLAWEHLQAQGADIAVLDVNMPEMDGIQLLGHIRADERFKNMPVLLLTIRALTEDQVQGYERGADDYLTKPFSNEVLVARVKTLERRILGK